aCATAACAAAGTCACACAGCGCATGAGTGCTAGACCTGTGCTCTACCTTATGCCGATTGGCTTCTTAGTTCATCATCCTGCCCAGTGCTCTAAGCTGCCTCTTTTACAAGACTGTGGTGCTTTAAAAATAGCACTTAGTAATTCTGGCTAATGCTCATGCTCTAGTCTCTTAATGAAgggtgtgcatatgtgtgtgtatgtttttatatgtacatatgtacttATACAGAGATAGCTAGATACAGATACACACAATTTAATATGAACAAATACTACTCTCTGTTCCAGTTAACCCATTAAAGGAAGGCATCAAATTACAAGGAAATAAGACAAGCCTCCTGCATGTTCTCTGTATAAAGCCAAGCCTATAAGGGGTGACAAATGCCCTGGAGGTGAGGATAATTCCATTTGtactgccaaacttttccagaGGCAGACTCTGGTCAACCATAGGAGCTGAGACAGAAACCTTGGAGCCACTTGTGGACACTCATTTAGGCAGCATCATTAGGCAGCCTAACTAAATTTGACTAAACAGTTAAACTAAACTATAGGAGACCCGAAGTACTTCCCTGTGATCATTTCTCTACAGCTCATCTAGACAGCCAGTGACAGGATAAGTTAATTGAGAATGCCTTCCAGACATCTTCCCCCACAAATGGGGAAAGTTTAGTATATTCCTTACAAATGTGGGCAAGGCTTGCAGTTTGGTCTTTACATGTGGGATTATCTCACACTTTTGGTCTTGAATAAAATACTTCTAAATTGTCATGAACTATTGTATTCTCTTGCCATTCTATATAATGCAATGTGAAAATTTTGACTAATTTAACTAGTGTCTATGTTATCACCTTAACATTATTAAGGTAAGGTTACCACCCGGTTCTAGACCATTTGTTGCTGAAAGGAGAGAGGCATGAAGACACGTAAGAATTTGTCCccttatttttcctctcctactTCCCAGTTAATTGTGACTTTAGAATGCTAGCAGATTCCTGTTTATAACTCTGTGTTTCACTGTTTGATTTGGTCAGAAAAAGGACTAATGTTATACacaactaaaataatattttgaattggTTTAACGAAAGTTCAGTTTTCACCGATTCTACCTATCATAACTTTTAATTTGAACCATTAAAAGTCTTACCAAAATATTGCATGTTAATTTTTAGAATTCTGTCAACTTCTGTGAGAGTGTTCAGCAACCTTAAGACTGTATAATTATTGGGTTTATTGTgaataattttatacttatttccttattttggGAATTTACCTCATAACCTCTGTTCTATGGTTTCAGCTTCATTTGGTTCACTGGAATTCAAAGTATAACAGTTTTGGAAGTGCTCTGAAGCAACCTGATGGAGTAGCTGTGGTTGGCATTTTTCTGAAGGTAAGGTAAAAATTGACcatatattttttacaaagttTAGTTCCTTATCAATGCTGAAGTTTTACTCCCTCCTTTTATTTaaaggggagagaggaatgaaTTTCAGTATTCATTCAACTAGTCAAGATATTTCTGTTAGGATCAGATCAAAATTTTTTGCTCTCCCTTAGAAGAGTAACTTTTGCCATACTTCAGTACCCTTAGCACTTCTAAATTTTCTCAAGAtgcaggatgtgtgtgtgtgtgtgtgtgtgtgcgtgtgtgtatgtgtgtggtgtgtgtgtaggggcAGTGGAGATGGAGCCTTTGAAGGAGCTTATTTCAGTGGCAGTGAGGGCAAGGGCAGCATTGTTCATTACCCTTTCCTGCTACTCCACGTCAATTGCAGGGGAAACCAGAAAAGCCAATGTTGGGAACATCTGTGATGCCGAGTCCCTGGCTGGACATCCACTCGGCTTAGGGTGGCCACCACTCACATGATCCCAGGCTAAGATAGCACATGGAATGTGTGTGTTGTTGAGCCAGCCTTGGTTTAGAGAGGACTTAGTGTCATTAACACATGAATTTAGTGCTAACATAATCTAGATTTTAAGCCAGAGGTGAAAATCtagcttctttctttttgaatgaCCTAATTTGTTTTATGTTCTGAATTCACTGggtcattttcagtgcttgaacACAGTACTACAGGAAGTGGAGTGGGTCTGAGCAGAAAGACAATGAGTTTAGTTTTAGATACATTGAGTCCATCCTAGCTCtaattctattaaaaagaaaagtagactGACTTCACAGAGAAGGTCAAGGACATAGATGTAAATCAGCATGTAATTTGTGGTTTTGTACTACAGAGGCCTGGAGTCTAAGTTTAGTTCAGAAAATATATACTCTAAAatcttgggggggggggaataaacTTATGTTTTTGCTTAGTACAAGATATTCTGACAGATTTATAAACACTAGTGGTGGATggattaaaattagtttttaagaCAATCTTAAAttatggagaagagaaaaatatagttgttggttttctttttctttttctttttttttttacagataggACATGAGAAACACGAGTTCCAGCTGCTACTTGATGCGCTGGACAAAATTAAGACGAaggtaaaaaaaatcattttccctccCATAACATAAAAGCAGGGTatgtcaaatttttctttttacattttcaagtGTATTTCTTTCACCTAAAATCTGTTAGTAAGTTTGATGAATACGCTAAGCATACATATGAAAGCAAATGCtattatatttgtatgtatatttttatggtttatagtttttagagcagtttcacaTACATaagtttatttaatcttcatagtcAACCTGTCAGATAACTATATTTTTAACGAAGTGTTTGAGAGAGAAGTTGAGTGGTGTTCCccttcccaacacacacacacacacacacacacacacacacacacttacacacatgcAGAGGTACCAAATGTTTGGGTCCTagtgtttccctttctctcctgggtggcacctgtatattttaaatcttaacaGTAGATTCTTCTACTTAGCAGACTCACTTTAATTCTTTCTGTTCTAATCAAACGCTTTATAGTTTTACCACCAGAGAAAGTAAGTATTCTGAGTATGATATTCAATAAAAATGCAAGCCTGTTTTGTATCATCGAGAACCACAGCATTAACTTGTATGAAATATCTCTGTTACAGTTTAGAATGAGTTTGTCCTTTTTCTTGAGAAATGATAGATTTATAGTGCTACCTAGAGTGAATAAGGAATAAAATCGGCTGTGGCAAAGTCATACCATGCAAACCGGCCTCCCCTATCTGCCCTTTATTTCTGAAAGGCACATACTTGTTCACAAGCTCCGTTTTCTCTATTGCATTTGAAATCCATTCTCCCCAAACGGTGAGACGCTGCGGCAGGCGATGCGCATGCGCCCGCTCACCGCGCTGGGTCCCGCTGTCTCCCAGGGCAAGGAGGCGCCCTTCCCGAACTTCGACCCGTCCTGCCTGTTCCCCGCCTGCCGAGACTACTGGACCTACCACGGCTCCTTCACCACGCCGCCCTGCGAGGAGTGCATCGTGTGGCTCCTGCTGAAGGAGCCGATCACCGTGAGCCACGAACAGGTGAGCGGCGGCCGCGGGCCGGCTTTGAGAGCACGCTGACTTACCGTCGCCGGCGGGCTCTGTGAGATACAGACgctaaactgaaaatataaagcagTAGATGCTTACCAAACAGCTCTGCGACTGGAGACTTCATAGTTTGCCCCGGTTAATTACGATCAGCCTGTTTAACTTTCTAAAACTCAACTTCCAAAGGGTACCAGgctaaatgcaaaaacatttaaaGGTGGTGGTGATGCTGAACAATGCCCAAGTTTGTGCTCTAGAAACACTGAAGGGTACAGATCCATATGAGTTAGACTTTGCTAATTTGGAGAACTCCCAAATACTGAGCCCTGTTTAGGAGATGGAATGGTAAATACAGGTCTGGGGAGAAGATGCTGGTGGAAGGGATTGAACATCCTTGTGAGGTGTATACTGGTTCCCCAGTTTTACAGCTAAGTAGGTTGAGGCTCAGATAGGTTAAGCAGTTTGCTCATGATCACACAGCCAAGGGCAGGATCTGAGATTGCACCTCCAGTCTGTCTGCTTTCAACACCTTGGAcctctctcctcaggcctcccttcTAAGTGTTCATGTAAATTGACTTCATTAACTTATGCAATGAAGGGCCAGTTGAGCTTATTGTTTGCACTGTCTTCCATTCCTACATAAGGGATAGATTTCATACTGATCTGTcgaattaaaataattgtttcagaATTCAGGAGGAAAAGGTTTTGACCAGAGGGTATGGTGATCCtgtataaaaggaagaaaagtgtttttacaaatttaaaagaaaaaaaaaagtttttgttacTCAGAACCAAATAACTCTCACTGCACATTGGAGACAAGTTTTGTAGTTTGCTTGTTTAGAAAGCTGACGATTTCTAACTCTTTGTCACACGCTTAATGTGTCCACTTTGTCCGAATGTCACGCTGACAGCCTTCCCTCGCCCCTTGCAGATGGCCAAGCTGCGGAGCCTCTACTCCAGCGCGGAAAATGAGCCCCCGGTGCCCCTGGTGAGGAACTGGCGCCCTCCACAGCCTGTCAAAGGCAGGGTAGTGAAGGCCTCCTTCAAATGAGGCTGCTGGAGCTTGCCCTCTTCAGGAAAGGAAACCTACACTGCAGAGTTTGGTTCCTTGTCTCCTTTTGGTGCTTCTTACTCCAAGTATATTTCACTTTTCCATACCAAGCAATGAAGATGAGAGATGTGATCACCAAGAAACCGGAATTAACTATTGACAATTGATCTAATATGAAAGCATTTGGCCTTTTTAATAATCACCTTTCCTGTAAAAACAACATTTCTAGTAAGAtttcaaagaagaagaaacagagttGGAAGAGGAAAGGTAGAGAAAAATGGCTGTTGGGCACCGTTTTTGTGTCATCTTAAATTTCACAGAACTTCAGTTTACTCTTTTCATGTTATGAGTTATCcatcttaaagaaataatgagtAATTATATACGTGGGGGTAGAGGTGTCTGAAGATCGTATAGCAATTCAGCATAAGCCAGAAATTAAAATGACTGTGGATACCAAGAATTGAGATGATGATGTGTTTTAACCTTTAAATAAAACCAATAAGAGGTCCATCACTTATTAACATTTCAACTACTGTAAAGATTGCCTGGTTTTGATtatcaatgaaagtaaaatacacggactaggagtttttaaaaatatttgacccATTATTTGAACACTTTCTTCATAAAGATGTTGACTTTATCCTAATATTTTTCTGTACCTGAAGGAGggccatttatttttcattttactacttttatctttgcatgcttattaaaataaaaactgcctCTGATATCTTTCTAATTTGAGTGTGGGATTAATGATTCCTAGAACATGCAGGAGTGAATGCCTGCACTTGAAGTAAAAGCAGTTGTACTGATCATCAAAACTAATAAAGACATGAATGTAAACAGTTGagtgttgtattttttaaggaGGGAGAACATTGTAAGTTTGTTTTTATAACTGAAGTGACTCAAATTCTGAGTTGGATTGGAAGCTACATTCCTTGTAGAGCAGCTGAAGCAATTACTGGGGGCCTTCCAAGGAAATTGCAGTCCGGAAGATGAATGTGTAGCCATACATTTGACAGTGTGGACTAGTTTCCAGAGGCCTCAAAGTTGGTTTAGGATTCTGGGGTCCATACCAGTACCATGGTTGCTAACTTAGGGGCATGGAATCAAGTCAGACTGTAGcctttatgtcattttttttttaaatgtgcatcaAGGTAACACCAGTCTAACAATGCAAAAATCCATACATTGGGACCTTCAAAAATATCTTTAGACATAAAGTCTAATTTTGCAGTTAGTGGCTTTGATAAATCTTTTATCACATCACTGGCTAATATGTTAACTTACTTTCAAAAATGGCAGCAATAATTGAATTACCCTAAGGAATGAAAATGGTCTTGGGTCAGGAGAGTCCTGCAATGCTGGAAGTCAAGTCATGTGACAGAGTCCTAGGAGGCTAATGTTACTTAATGGTTTACCACTTGGGTCAAGTAAAACCAGGTTGGTCAGTGCAAACTGGTTGTATTAATTAAACTCCTTGAAATTAGGAGGTGTGGAGCTTTCATCAGTTAGTGGTAATACACAAAATGATTCTCTCAGGGTACTTGGTAATGCTGGGAACACTCTAAAAATGTACCCAATGTACACTCTTATGCGGTGGAGGAACATATGACTTAATTCTAGCTACAATGGTGCTTACACAAGCTTACACAGGCTGGAACAGTTTTAAGGAAAAATGTCTAATCAAGAGAAGGTATCTCCCTAGACCATGAGCTCCATTAGGGCACAGACATTACTCTTGTACACTAACATCCCCCTTTTTGCCTAGTATGGTATCTGGCACTggataagcactcaataaacatttgatttcatgaacatagatgaacCCAGGACAAATACTCATCTTCTTTAACAACACAGGATTAAAACTAATACTGTTTTTTGCTCATCTCATTCAGTTTGGGTCTCCTTGGAAAATGATCTCTTTAGCTTCAGGTGGTAGCCTTCCAGTAGAACATATATTCCCTGCCCCCCCCATCCAAGTCATTGCCAATGATCACAATTATCACCCAACTTAAAACTTCCTCTCAACTTCTCCCTGCAACTCAAAGTGCTGAATTATTATAAATGTCCATTAGAATATTGAAACCACACTTGTGTCCTTATTCAGTGGGGGGACAATTTTCCTGATCGTGCACAGTCTTCCAAACAATTACATTTTAGGCATACACAGCCTACAGAGGGGACATGGCTAGGAACTGCTGTGGTGAAAAATGTTTCCACATCTGCCAACTTTTGTTCTTCAGATATAatcatttcagatattttaaaacttcagcaAAGGGCAGAAACTAATTTGAATGACGTGTGTTATAATAGATGATTATATCCTTAAAAGTCTATGAATAGGGCATCAACAATAAGAATTTACTGAATATAGGGCATTACTACATTTTGAGAGGGTGTACATAATTCCTACCCCTTTAATGGGGAGACAGAATATATTTATGAAGAGGTAAATAACTATTCAGAACCACTGATCCAAAATTCTTTACGTGCAATCAGTGAATACTTGTGTAGATGAATGGGAAGTATTCTACATAGAACATGTAAAACTGAAGATTTTGGTGTCTAACTATAATCAtttacataattaaataaatatgggtGAAATTGATCAACTATAAACAAGCTTGGATAGATGTGAAAAATTAGTATGTCAGTTACTCAAATAAGAATTGGCACaaataaaattgttctaaaagaaatacatatggTCCAAAACCACATCAGATACCATGTATAAATAAAGTTAATGAGATTTTAGTTTCTCCTCTAATACCCTCTTATTTGATATTAAAAAGGAACTGTGGACATGAGCAAAATACACTATTTTAGCAGACAAAGAATAAGTGAGAAGTAAGAAAAACTGCAAATgtcatatttttagaaattctaaaaatttcAAGTTTAGTATATGaagatttaatgatttttttaaaatgaccccTAAGGTAGCACTTAAAgacttaaaatgcaaataagacAAAATCAAGTTTGcatgttattttcatttagatCACTGGATGGCagcaacacatttaaaaaatttcacttgGGTCCCTAGATGACagcaaaataattacaaaaatgacaaatgaaatgTCATTCATAGAACAAtgagggtttttatttttaaatcctaaatACCCTATTTCCTTTTCCCAAATGTTCAGTATTAACCATCAATATCTATCCACAACAGAAAAGATGGTGAGAGAGTCTTACatatttctgatatatatatttttaaaacacatggtcaatctgtttttttttaattaattaattaattaattaatttttggctgcattcggtcttcgttgctgcacgcaagctttctctagttgcagagagcagaggctactcttcgttgcggtgcaccggcttcacattgtggtggcttctcttgttgcggagcacaggctctaggtgcatgggcttcagtagttgtggcttgcaggctctagagcgcaggctcggtagttgtggtgcacgggcttagttgctccaccgcatatgcgatcttcctgcaccagggcttgaacccatgtcccctgcattggcaggcagattcttaaccactgtgccaccagagaagcccctttcCGAGAATTTTAATAGCCAAAAGTGAGGCCTGTGTGTTAGTAGTTGGTACACTAAAACTGAGACAAATGAGAAATGAACATTTTACAATCCTGTTCAGTCTTCTGGAGGCCTGGGTATAAGGTACACAGCACTCCCCCAATACGTGGCCTCAGGCAGGTTAACTTCTCTATGCTTCGCTGTCCTCATCTGAGTGATAAAAGTACCTGCTCAGAGTGTtaagtattaaatgagttaatatatgtaaaccTCTTAGAGTATTTATTCCAGACATAATAAAACTCTTAACAGCAGTTAACTATTATCTTCTGTAAGTTAATTTTACGTGACCAAGAAAAATTCCAATGGCTTATTTAATACTTAAAGTCATGTTTCTTTCTTGATGTTTCTATGAGTAAGGTCATGAATCCATGTCTTATCAATTTAGATAAGACTAAGGAGTTAGTTACCATAATGGGCTCCCCTAATGAGTTCCCTCTGTGCTTGGCATTGGGGAAATGGTTTCTAAAAACAATGGCGATAACTCTTGTCTGATACTTTTGAGCAGCAAAAACAAGTTGTGGCTCCATTAGAAACCAGCACAAAGCTAGAAGGGGTGATTTGGGGGGGATCAGAAAATTTTCTGGAGGAAGTTTCTATTCCAGAGCTTTGCACCTGACCTTCTGAGGAAATGTATGATTAGCAAAACATCCAAAAACTAAATCAAAATAGAGAGGTGAGAGAACTATGGTGTTCACTCTGTTTGGCTGACTTTGGAATGTTGGCAGGATAGAGTAGCTCGGAGTGCTGTGTGAAGTGGAAAATCTATCCTCACCGTAAGTACAGGAAGTCTCTTGCCTTGAAATTAATTTGGGACTTGTCTAGGCATGTCATAAAATCAGAATCCTGAATGAGATGCACAAGTCATCCTGGGGGATGAGTTTATCCATTTGGGGGCAACTCAACTTCAATtgtacaaaaggaaataaaacagtcGAGGCTTAAAATCCAGGATCCAGGGAATGACTAGAGAACTAATTAACTACTTCAGATTTGAAGGCACTTAATGGCAATCACTTGACAACTTGACCAGGTGGATAATCACAGATAATCAGCAGGAGTAAGAGTGAGTGTAACGGTGCGGTCACAGGGGACCAAGTGCACTACAAAAGCATAAAACCCAgtgatttaaaaactaattttagcCAGGTGAGAATCAACTCTGTGCAGTAAACGAGGAATCAGATTCTCCCTTGTATTTAAATTATTCCCAGGTAGAGGAGCCTGGAAgctcaggaaaaatattttggccattaaaTGTACATATTCTGTTTCAGCATGCCCGTACATTTCTATCCTACTCACTCAGCTCATTTGAAATTTGGATGGTTACAAACACATTTGTTCAAGGGAAGTCATTCCCCCAAGGACAATTGAGTCCCATGAAAGTATATGACAAATGGAAGTGTCTGAAAATACAGTGCAACTTGGGTTCAAAGATTTCACACTTCTCCCTCCTGTGTGTGTGATTGGTTTAATAGAACACAGGACCCCAGAGAAGAGGCCTGACATGGGTAGGGAGACTGTGCAAGCCAAGCAGAGAAGATGGAAGGGTGAGGCCTAGGCCAGGGAAGAACTGAGAGCTAAGCAGGAAAAGGTGCATTTCGACAGTCGGCAATACGGAAACTTTAGTCCAGTGAAGACCTAGGGCTCAGGTTCTTGTACcaggaattaattaattttaagagtAACAAGATTATTTATCAATGTATCTGTAATGTAAGTcggtgtgtacatgtgtgtatgtaagtGTGATGAgtagtgggggcagggagatttTAGGTGGGTAAGGACTTTCTCTGTCTTGTTATACTACAGAGGCCCCAGTACCTAACACAATTATCTGGAACATAGTCAGTGCTGGAaaagtacttgttgaatgaaggGAGGAATGGAcgggtggatggacagatggacagatggaagAGGCAGTGAGAGTCCTAAAATAATGAATGCCAGTCTAAGTTCCTGAGCTGGTGGGA
The sequence above is drawn from the Tursiops truncatus isolate mTurTru1 chromosome 17, mTurTru1.mat.Y, whole genome shotgun sequence genome and encodes:
- the CA3 gene encoding carbonic anhydrase 3, with protein sequence MAKEWGYADHNGPDHWHELYPIAKGDNQSPIELHTKDIKHDSSLKPWSASYDPGSAKTILNNGKTCRVVFDDTYDRSMLRGGPLTAPYRLRQFHLHWGSSDDHGSEHSVDGVKYAAELHLVHWNSKYNSFGSALKQPDGVAVVGIFLKIGHEKHEFQLLLDALDKIKTKGKEAPFPNFDPSCLFPACRDYWTYHGSFTTPPCEECIVWLLLKEPITVSHEQMAKLRSLYSSAENEPPVPLVRNWRPPQPVKGRVVKASFK